A segment of the Lolium perenne isolate Kyuss_39 chromosome 3, Kyuss_2.0, whole genome shotgun sequence genome:
CAtcagtacacaatcatcacaaccAGAGACTAATTTGTCTATAAAATAAACCTGCAGTACCTAGGGCACAAGGCAAATATTTTTATTTCGAAGAAAAGCCATTTTATCCTTATTAGATAAGCAAATAGAACCTAATTAATAGTTAAAACATGTATGTTCCACCTCAAGTAGTAAACCATACATGTACTGGTAGCTAACAACAATTATAAAACACCAAAAGTGGTTTTGTGCCCGAAAGTAAAACAAATTATTTTAAATAAATTTTAAGAGTTCAAAAGCCACTTAACTTGCTTATTTTGCTCACGGAACAATATAACACTTATGCAAACAAGGTTCACACCAATGGATAGCTATAAAAAAAACTCACTAAAATTGGATTTACTAACTTTTGGAGTTATAAAATATTTTAACAACTCTTTTACTGCTTTTAACCTATGTTATGGACATTAAAACCTCAGATATTCACATATACTTGTAAACATTTGTGCTCTGGATAAGTTGGACAAAAAGGTGCATTGGCTCTTATAAAATTGGTTTCACTCCAAAATAATATATTATATTTTCACAGTAACATACCAGAGTCAAACTGGGACAGATTTTGCTAAATGATGCACTTGAAGAAATAAACAAGTACGAGCATCACCACATATGCCAAAatgtaaaaaaaaaacagagaggCCTCCACCAAAATTTAGTTTGCTCCAAAAAGTGGTCTAAAACGTTTTATATTGGATTGGTACTGTCACTGCAAGCTTTCAAGGTTTTTATTACTTTGAGGTTTTCGTACTGGATCAGGATATGAGACTTGCTCTAGGTGGTAGGAATTTACTTAGGATACGGTACAAAATTTGAATCCGAAAATTTTCTGCATCACAGAATATatggtggatttattttgaacccagaTCTGCCATGTTTATTTAGCAGATTTATAAGTTAAAAACCTTTTCTGGCTGAGATCTAAAATACTTGGGCTGCACCGACCTTGGCCTGCCCACTTGCGTCGGACAAGACGAAGAGGTAAGCGGCCCTAGGATCTTGATCCAACGGCTGTTATCAGCTAGCTTGACAAAAAGTAACAGGAAACGCTTTAATAGTCGTGCAAACAGGCTACTATGCATGCATCGACTTCAAGCTTGTGCCTGCTAGCTGAAGACGATGACGGTGCATCAGGAGCTCACCTGCGACGGCCGACGCTCGACTGGGACTGTGAGAGGATGGCGAGGTGGACTAGGCTGGCCCATCTGAGCGTCTCGGACGTGATGGAGACGTCGTCGCCGACAGCAGCGTGCGCGGCGCCGGGACAGAGCGGCACGGACATAGCTTCGATGACGGCCGCCAGCTGGTGCGACCTGAGCAAGGAGAATGGGCCGGTGAGGTCCGATGGAGAGAGTAATGAGGGGaacagagagagggagagaaacAAGGTGGCGGCGGGCACAACCTCCAGGCGATGACACGGACGCGGAGATTTGTCTTGGTGCCGTCGAGCGCGCGCGAGGCTGCGGTGCATGCGACGGAGGCGGATGGGGATGATGGCAGGGCGCTCACCGGCGGCTCGAGAAACCAGCAGCGCCGCCGTGAGCGAGCGACAAGGAGAGGTCAGGGGCTCACCGCGACGGCGCGGGGAGATCGAGGTTGGAGGCGAGCTCCACAGCGACGCGGACGAGGCCGGGCTCCGCGTCGGGGCAGCACGACGGAGCTCAACGACAGCGACGATCGACCTGGTGGATTCCTGGCAAGAAAAGGGCGGTGTTTAGGTCGTAGGTACATCGCAGAGACGATAGGAACGGAGAGCAAGAGCGGAGATGCACGGCAGTCGTGGCTGCGTCGAGCGACTGGGAACAACGACGCGACGCGAGTAACCGTAGCGACACAGAGCATAGGGCGAGCTCACCGGGGACCTGGAGGCGACGGATTCGCGTCGAAGGACTGCGTAGCGGCGGTCGCCGACTCTCCTCGTCCGAACAACGTGCGCATGCAGACTACCGGCGTTGGTGAGGACGAGACGAACCGCCTCGCCTCGATCGGACTTGGTGCTCATGTCGTCCCAGTTGAGGTCCTGACAAGAAAAAGGTGTTGATGTGCGTCAAGAGGGGTAGAGAGGGATACACAGAAAGAGAGAGCAGATAGAAGGCCGGAGAGGGGCGGCAGCAACGGCATCCACGACGTGGCGCGGACGGACGAGCTTCCGGCCAACTCGGCGAGGAAGAAGGGCGACAAGGGCGTGGCCCTTTGTGGTTGTTCTGGAGAACAAGGGATACCTGGGGGAGTGGTATGGAGCGGCGCGAGAGGAAAGGAGACTCGAGCTCGCGTTTTCAAGGGCGAGGCCGGGCGCTGCTGCTACGTGGAGCTTGAGGCTTGGCTGCCGTGGGCGGCGAGCGTGTCCGGGGGTATAGTGACAAGGAGAGGACATGGTTCTGCGCCAGGATGGTCACGGGACTGAGGCGGTAGCGAAGGCGAGAGGACAGGGCAAGAGGAGGTCGGTCAGCTCGGTGGGACGACACCGAACACACGCCCACCAGCTGTTCGACGAAGGGTCGGCATCCAGAGCGGGGTCGTTCGCGTCCAGCAGGAAGAAGACAAGCATGGAAGCGTGCGTGGCTATGACTAGCCACGGTGAAACGAGTCTGGCGGCGCCTTGGCTCGGCCAGAGGGTCTTGTTCAAGAAATTGGGCATGCCACCCGTGTGCATGGCAAGAGAGAGAGACTGGACTAGTGCTGGCTAGGGGGACAGCAAGGGGGTAGGGGTCCAGGAGGGAGGCAGGGTTCGGCGGCTCACTGGTGGAGCGAGATTAGAGAGAGTGAGAATCTTGGCATGGCCTTGCCAAGATTTGGCATCACCGGCTTTCCAATCTTGCCAAGCACATGAAGACAAGGGGTGGTGTTGAGGCAAAACAGGTCGCCGAGGACAAGGTGCTGGTGTTGGAGAATCAACGGAGTGGTTTTGGTGTTGGTTCGgaaatagagagagagagagagagagagagagagagagagagagagatgaagagAGGTACGGTGCATGGATGCcttgcttggccggccaccttttcTTGTGCATGCCAAAACGAGTACTGTAGCATGCGGCATGGCTGGTGGTTGCTGGTGCGTGGGTTAAGAGAGAGGTGCATGTGCATGGGTGGTGATTTGCTTGGCCAAAGAGAGGGAAGAGGGACAAGGGAGGATGCATGGCAAGATCACCATGGCCGGCCACTTCTCCCATTTGCATTGCATAGGTGGCATAGAAAGTAGATTAGATAGATGGTGCTGATGATGATTATCTAAATTGGAGGTTGTGGTGGAGACTAGAAGGAAATTAAGGAAAAGGAGATGGAAAATATAGGTAATTAGCAAGTGCGTTGATTAAGTTGGCACTTGAACACATTTTTGTTTGGCCAAGGAGATGACGATGGGAAATGGATGAAGGAGGTGTATTTGAGGTCACGGGTTTGtcattcaaattttaattcacttcTAATTTGTTTGGATCACTCTCTATACCCATGGCAAATTTGGAGAAACTCATTTGAAGTAGATAGAGAAAATTTTGAGAGTAATTAGATAATAATTTTGAGTTTGAAAGCATTCAAATGGCCTAACTAAGCAAATGGGTTTTTCTTAAATTTGAAATAAGCAAGAAAAATAACATGATAGGCATAAGCACCAGAACCATGCCATTTTTTTATTAAAACGAAAAGAAATAAAGagaataaaaaaattagaaaataaaATGAGGTGATAACATATCAGTCCCATTTCCTAGTTTTAATGGGGAAAAGATTTTGGAAAGATTTTATAAAACTAGAATTGGTTTTGTAATtaaaaggaagaagaaagggtTTTTTTTTTGGGATATATGTTGGGGGGAAATTGGGAGGGAAACTCCATTTTTTGAAAAGCTTGATTTGTGGCCATAGGGCATTGGGTTTACTTTAAGGGCAAGGTTCTAAGAGTGGGATCAAGACAAGATGATATAGAGAAGGTGATTAGGACATGAGATGGTTAGGCCAAGAATGATTCTTGAGTAGAGTTGGATGATCTTGGAGAGATAAAGATGCCAATGGGGATTAATCATTTGTTGAACAAACGATCTGTTACCAAGATCAAGCATAGATGGAGTGATGATATGATATATCAATGAGATGTATTAGTGGCAAATACATTGCCATGGATAATTGATTATGGATCAATTAGTCCTAAAATTTAGCTTTATTGTCTATGGCCTTTATTAGATTTATTAAACTAGATATGAAATCTTATTTTGAATAGATTCGAAAAGAGAGAGGGTTTTAGAGGGAGTAGAATGATCCATAGTTAAAGTAGAATAAAATATAGATCATTCCATTTTTTTAGGATACCAAAATCTGCATATAAAAGCTTTTGTAAGTTTTAATGTCACCCAAAGTAAGGGTAAACCTTTTTGCAAATATTTTGTATCAAAAATAATTTTAGAAACCTCTTTTTTTATACTAAGATCAGAGGTGACCTTAGCCAATTTTAAAAGAAAAGGTTCTTGGCACAAATATTTTGGATCAAAATTTAGAGTCATAGAGCATAACAAAACATGTTTTGTATTTTGTCAAAAAGTTCAAATACCTTAGAAGAGAGGAGATTAAGGTAATACAAGAGTGGCCATAGcatgagtatttttcttgagactTGGAGTTATGGGTTGAAATATTCCACTTAACACTATTTAGCAAACACCACTCATCAAACAAAGTCAGACAGACATTCCCAATAAAAAAACAAATCAGTGCACGCAGaacataaaaagtttttgttccccctgatttttgcactctGGACACATAAAaatggttgcaaaagttggggtgttacaggcaAGTGGGTCGAACCCCACCATGTGCTATCTACGTACATACATATGTGCAAGCTTCTAGTGTGCACTAACTACAAAAAAAATCTAATTGCTACCGTTCCACACGCAAGCTACATGTAGAAGATGTTGTTTACATTGGACAACACTAGCCGGATCGACCAAATTCATTGGAGATTTACAACATAATTTTGAACTCTTTCAACAAAAATAGTACTTGTAGTTTTGCAGCAAAAATTTAAAAGACAATATATGAAGACGATCGACACAAATTCTTTGGATGTGTACAACATAATTTCTGATATTTTACAACATAAAATAGCAATTGTAGTATTGCATCAAAATTCACAccaaaaaatacaaaaatatgagttaCACAAAATCATTAGAAGTTTACAACATAATTTTTAATGTTTTACAACAAAAATTAGCCCTTCTGTATTCCAACAAAAATTCATAGAAAAAATATAGAAGAAGATCAACACAAAATCGTTGGATGTTTACAACACAATTTCTAAACTTTTACAACAAAAATAAAGAACAACAAAAATCAGCAAAAATTGTACCAACAGTTGTAGAAAAGAAACTACTCCAAAAAATCCATTACTGGTCACTAGCTAGCATCTTGGTACATGCGTGCATGTAGTGCATGTAGCAATGTACTAGTGCATGTAGCACGAAAAGTAACTAGAGCTAGAGGAGAAACCGATCAATATAAATCTGCTAGTATTAGTAGCTACCAACCTAGCTGCGCGCGTGCATGCATGGATGTGACAAATAGAGTCCTTTGCATATAGAAACTAGCTCGGTAGGACGTACATAACAGGTGGGTTGACAGAATGCAACAGAATACACGGACCGTGCGGGGTTCGGTCGAGGCAACCGATCTTTTCGTCCCGGATCGGTCGGCCGATTTCAAGTATTTTCCTTACTCTATTATGGCAAGGATGAGACGTTGGACCTTTTGTTAGTTTAATTAACTGGTCGTTTAACTGTTTGCATCTAGCCTGTCTTAGACCATTGGATGTGTGCATCGAGCCTATCTTGGATCAGAAACTGACTCGTCACAAGCTCTGACATTGGATTCTCGTTGGATTCTCATTGGTGTGTGGCGTTTCCCGGGGACGCTCGTAGGGTTGTGTTGGACCATTGGATGTGTTTGGCGCGCGACTCCCGACGGAGTAATACCGTGATGAGCTGGTgaaaattgttttttttttgggaaCTCAAGTCCCAAGTTCAACCCAGCAAGTTTTGcgatgaatttttttttttgaaacatcaTATAAGACGTGTCCCAAGTTCGACTTGTAATTGGGCTGATGAGCCTCCTAGCTTTATTTTACCGTTCCTCCTGAACGATGTAACTATTATTTGAACTCGGTGCAACAAGTTtcttacgcactcttttccttacggGTACCTAAGGGGACTTGAAGGATTTTAATGAGACGGCTTGTTTGCGTAATATAtgatgtttcaaaaaaaaaagaatcatAGGCCGGCCTGTTAGCTGCCAACCCCCGGCGCCTTAGCCAGGCCGCCAGCAGCAGGTGTGGGAGCCACCTGGGCCGGCCTGGTAGCTTCGTCGGCCTTCCCGTCTGAAGAAGCTGCCCCTGCCAGCTGGGCTGGCCTGCTGGGAGTTCTTGACGCCGCCGGCGAGGCGTCCGTGTGGCTGGCCGGGTATAAACATCCATGAACGTACAGCGTAAGCTAACACCGAATCTCGTTTCTTGTTCCTGTAGCAGATCGTACGTGGTACGTGTGCTGGACAGCTGGAGTAGTGGAGTACTAGCTAACCGATCTATCTTGTTTAATTCATAGCTAGGTTTGCACGTACAGGATTTCGATCCTTGGATCCATCCTACGAGCAGCCTGACCTCTCGGCGAGAACAGAAGCACTTGGATCGACGAGATGGCGAACAAGCCGCAGCCTCACGACTGCCAACAGCTGAGACCCACGATGCCCGCCGTTTGCCTCTCCGACCTCCCCGACGACCTACTATGCCACATCCTCTCCTTCGCGCCATTAAAGGAGGCCGCGTCCACGAGCGTGCTCGCGCGGCGGTGGCGCACGCTCTGGCTCTTATCGGGCGCCCTCAACCTCGACTCACGCACGCGCAATTCCAATGTCCCGTGCCGGCGCTCTACTTTTCAGCGCGATGGGAAGTCAGCCATCGCTTCCTATGTCTCCTCCGGTTTACCCCTGAAGAAGCTCACCTTCTACTACGACGAATGGGGCAAGGGCAACATGCGCCGCCGGCTCCATGCTTTGGTCTATAGCCCTGCGGCCCGGGACCTAGAGGAACTTTACCTTGGGAAAGGCTGCGACGGGAGCATGTGCAGTTACAGCATCACCACCCTACCGGCGCTCCAGGCTCTCCGTGTGCTACACATCACCAACTGCATCGACATCTGTAGCCCGCGAGACATGGTGGTACCAATCCCCTTCCCGCGGCTCACCGAGCTGCGGCTGTACCTATGCTGGGTTTCACGCAAGGTACTGCAGGCCATAATAGACGCCTCGCCGTTGCTCACCACCTTGCGTCTGGAGAGAGTGGATTTGTCTTGGTCTCGTGAGCGGTACCAGTCTCTCGCTCTCCCCAAGGTCTCTACCTTCCTGCTAGACGATTTCCACCGTAACTACCAGAGACACTTGGAGCTGAATGCTCCAAATCTAAGATGCTTCACCTATAAAGGGCCCGTCGGATCACTCTCGATCTCGCTCAGGTCGCCTGCGCCGTGCATTGCACGGGTGGAACTGCACTTCAATTTGTCAAATGTTCATAGGAGCAACCTAAGCAGAGATGTAGCCTGTCAGTACTTTTGGCAATTTGCTTCTAACTTCAGTGGGGCAAAGATGTTCAAGCTGCGTTTTGAATCTCCAGAACATCATTCACCTAGCCAAAACTTGGAGCTTGATCAAGGAAAGTAGACCTGTTCAGGGTGACCAAAGAAATGATGAAGCAAGCCATCTCTTGTACAACCTCTATTCACTTATTCAAGACGTTTTAGCAAGCTAAATTTGCCTGCTAAATCGTCTTAtattgaacggagggagtaacatTTTGGAAACAACTTTTAGGAGCGCAAAGATGTTGAAGATGAACTTACAATAAATCTTGTTTTCTACCTTTTCAAGCAGTAAGAGAtctattctagtgctacccatgtTGATTTTTGCAAGTTTACTTAGATATGTAAGAGCTTTCTTGTAGTTGTTGATTATTTCTTACCTGTGTTTATTGAAGACGGCATTATGCAGATATTAACACCACAAATAAAATGGTTATTCTTTGGTATTTttatttatcttaaaaatatGAATTAAATATTTCAAACAATCTTCTTATGCACATTATCCCTCTATATATCTCCTTAACGACGCACTTTAATTAGGGCATCTCGAGCGGCCCAACACGGACGCAAAGGGTCTGCATGGCTAAAAAAGTGGGTCTGCACCCTAACCTAGTGGCCTAACGCAACTGACCGGCATGTCTGTGGGAACGTAAGCGTGATCAAAATTTGTGCCGTGAATGCGTCTACGCGGTCCTGCAGCGGGCGCGAGGCCGCATCGCTTCCGTGCCTGCGCCCGCAGCCTTCTGCACCCGCCATCAATGTCACGCCTCATCTTCAGCGGACGCACTAGCTTTGGCGGCTGGTGGTTGGTCTTCTGGGCCGCCATCAATGGCATGCTGCTTTAAGTCCCGCACTCGTCCTTAAAAGGGCACTGGTGATATCCAACCATTGCCCACACCTCCCAGGCCCTCCATTGCTCCCACCACACCGACAACCATAGCGCTCCGCCACCTCGCCATGGTGAAGAAAAAGAAGAACGATCACGAGGCGTCCTCGTCGCGGGTGAAGAAGGAGGAGAACCCTCGGATGAGGGTCCCCCTCCTTATCAGCTTCGCCCGAGTGCTCTACGAGAACTAGCAGCCATGCGATGGCTGGAACGACGTGCACCTTCCAGGCGAGTGGCGCCTCAGCTCTACGTAGGTGCCCATCCCGCCGGTGCCACGGTCTGGCCCAGAGTGGCTCGAAGAGACCCGACGCATGTGGGCACTTCTCCTGCCAGACCTCCCAGATGACCCCGCATACGGCATCGATCCCCCAGGTGGGACGACTACCGCCGATACGAAACCGACGAGGCGGAGGGCGAGGTTCCTCGTGGACTGGGACTAC
Coding sequences within it:
- the LOC127340363 gene encoding F-box/FBD/LRR-repeat protein At1g78750-like: MANKPQPHDCQQLRPTMPAVCLSDLPDDLLCHILSFAPLKEAASTSVLARRWRTLWLLSGALNLDSRTRNSNVPCRRSTFQRDGKSAIASYVSSGLPLKKLTFYYDEWGKGNMRRRLHALVYSPAARDLEELYLGKGCDGSMCSYSITTLPALQALRVLHITNCIDICSPRDMVVPIPFPRLTELRLYLCWVSRKVLQAIIDASPLLTTLRLERVDLSWSRERYQSLALPKVSTFLLDDFHRNYQRHLELNAPNLRCFTYKGPVGSLSISLRSPAPCIARVELHFNLSNVHRSNLSRDVACQYFWQFASNFSGAKMFKLRFESPEHHSPSQNLELDQGK